The segment GGATACCACTCGCAATGCCTGATGTGCAGAGAGAGAAGAATACTTGAACGCCACGCTTGGCAAAAATCTCATCAAGTCTCGTAACGGTCTCCTTTACGGCCTCATACCGCAAGAGTGGCTCACCGGCAGCCGAGAAGGAAATCACGAGACACTTCCTCTCTCTTCTCCAGAAGCGGTTTGCGAGTGGCGATTTCCTGAGGATCAAGCCAATCAAGTTCAACATTTCGAATGGGCTGAGGTGATAACAGGAGGTAAACCTCCCAATGTCACAGAACGAGCAACCACCCTGCCAACCTTGCTTCCTGCCCCACGCGGCCAATTCACAACCGCAGGACACTGGCACCTGAAGATTGGCGTGAACCCGCTTGTAGGGCAGATCCCGATAGATGATCGGCGTAATATTACGCCTCGTGACTCTCGCCCACAATTCTTCAGCTCCGGGTCGATCGTTAGAACCCTGGATGAGGCTCCGGTTTCTCACGATTTCCAGATCCTTACCTCCAAGTTCGCAGAGGATTTCGGCCCTCTTGCGGCATTCTTCTCTGGATTCCATTTCTTCACCATATGGCTCCACTTTTTCTCTGTAATCCACCCTCCGGCTATTCCCTAAGTGGTCCGCCGAAATTCGTCTTCCTGACGTTCTTCGGTAGACCACTTAATCTTTAAATTTAAATTAAAGAACCCGAAAGATTATCTTATAACATTTACACTATTTGTCAACCATCTCCAAACTCGATTTTTTTATTCGGTAAGCGAATAAAAAATTGACTACCCTCCCCCACTTTGCTTTGAACGTCAATAATCCCCCCGTGAGCTTCTGTAATTGATTTACAAATTGCCAATCCGAGCCCGCTGCCACCAATTTTTTCTCTGGTACGAACTTTATTAACGCGATAAAATCTTTCAAAAATAAACGGCAATTCATCTTCGGGGATACCGATGCCGTTATCCGCAATAATCACCTTAATTTCTTCGGCATTATTTTCCGCCGAAAGGCGGACCCGGCCATTGTTTTTTCCATATTTGATTGCATTAGATATCAAGTTCAACAATAATTTCAAAAATTTATTTTCATCAATCATGGCATTCACCCCGCTATTGACATTCACTTCTATTTTTATATTTTTTTCTTTAGCCAAGATTTCCATTGACTGAGCCGCTGTTTTTAAAAGATTTTCTAAATTTACGGTAGTTTTTTTAATATTAAGTTTTCCAGATCCGGCATGCGTTAAAACCATCAAATCAGCAAGAATTCCAGACATTCGCTCAACCTCCTCATCAATACTTTTTAAAGTTTCCTTGAGGTCCTTCACCTTCACTTTCTCGTCCAAAAGAGCAATATCAAGATTTCCTTTCATGATGGTAAGTGGCGTTCTAAGCTCGTGTGATGCATCGGCAATAAATTGAGACTTCAACTCAATTGATTTTTCTAATTTTTGATTGGCAATCTTCAACTCTTCTGTTCTTAGCTGGACTTTCTCTTCCAAATTTTTATTTAAATCTTTTACCCTTTCATACAACTGACTATTAGAAATCGCCACCGCCGCACTATTAGCCAGAGTGACCATCAATTCCGCATCCTCGTCCTTAAATCTTCCTGTTTCATCACTATCAATTTTTATAATGCCGATAACCTCCTTTTCTAAAATAATCGGCACGGCGAGTTCTGATTTAATATTTTCAATCTCTGGCCGGCTAATAAAATATGGATCATTTTTAAGATCATTACTATAATATGGCTGCTTGATAAAAGCGGCATGGCCGCAAAGTCCTTGCCCAACTTTGATACGAACATTTTGCCAACCAGCAGGCATATTATATGCCTCTTTAATAACTAAGTCATCCCTATTTTCAAGCATTAAAACAGCGCCGCTGACCGCGTTCGTCAATTTTACCGCGTTCCGAAGAATTAGCCAAAGAACTTCTTCCAGGTTCAACACAGAATTGATCGCTCTTGATATTTGGTCTATTAAGTGAATCTGTTTAACTTTATTTCGTACCTGTTCCAAGGCAATAAATGTTTCGGTGTTGTCTTGAGCAACCGAGATAGCTCCCTCTACTTCACCCTTTTTATTTTTAAGTGGTACGGCGTAAAAATTTAAAAATTTTCTTGGAATCCAGGAACTGCGTGTGTAGTTAATATACTGAAATGATTCGCCGTTTTTTAATAAATTGTTATATCTAGATTGGAGCTCCTCTGATTCGTACACAAAACCAAAATTAAAAATACTCTTACCTATTTTCTCCGATACCAACTTCCCTGAAAGTTCGGTAAAGTATGGATTAGCTGAGATAACTTCACCTTTTTTATTAAGAGTTAAAATACTGACGGGAACATTTTCTAAAATCTTTTCGTATTCTTCTTTTCGCCGCTGAAGTTCTTTTTCCAAAATATTTTTTTTTCTAAGAGCGACTCGGCCACTACAGTATAAGTAAGAACTTGCAATAAGCGCTGAAACAACAAGGGCGACCCAAAAATAATTTACTATTTGAAAAAGAGAAATTCCTAAATTAAAAGGTTTGACATCTTCCCAAAAAGCAAACTGGTGATGGGTGTATTGATATATAAAATAAAAAATTCCCAGCACTAAGCCAATGCTGGAAAGAAAATAAAATGAAAAATAATCGGAGAGATGAGACCCCGCCTTTTCGCAAGCAACTCTGCAGGATTCCACCAAATCAGTTTTTGATTTAGGTTTTAACATATTTAAACCTATCCTAAATTATTCATTTAAAAGACTTCTGATAGTTATTAATTCAATTTTACCGAGGCTCCTGAATTATCTTATAACCAACATTACGAACAGTTTTAATCAGCTGTAACGGAAAATCCCCGTCAATTTTTTTTCTTAAATTACTAACAGAGACGTCAATAACATTACTACTATCAACAAAATTATATCCCCAGATATGCTCACCAATCATTGTTCGCGTA is part of the Patescibacteria group bacterium genome and harbors:
- a CDS encoding ATP-binding protein encodes the protein MLKPKSKTDLVESCRVACEKAGSHLSDYFSFYFLSSIGLVLGIFYFIYQYTHHQFAFWEDVKPFNLGISLFQIVNYFWVALVVSALIASSYLYCSGRVALRKKNILEKELQRRKEEYEKILENVPVSILTLNKKGEVISANPYFTELSGKLVSEKIGKSIFNFGFVYESEELQSRYNNLLKNGESFQYINYTRSSWIPRKFLNFYAVPLKNKKGEVEGAISVAQDNTETFIALEQVRNKVKQIHLIDQISRAINSVLNLEEVLWLILRNAVKLTNAVSGAVLMLENRDDLVIKEAYNMPAGWQNVRIKVGQGLCGHAAFIKQPYYSNDLKNDPYFISRPEIENIKSELAVPIILEKEVIGIIKIDSDETGRFKDEDAELMVTLANSAAVAISNSQLYERVKDLNKNLEEKVQLRTEELKIANQKLEKSIELKSQFIADASHELRTPLTIMKGNLDIALLDEKVKVKDLKETLKSIDEEVERMSGILADLMVLTHAGSGKLNIKKTTVNLENLLKTAAQSMEILAKEKNIKIEVNVNSGVNAMIDENKFLKLLLNLISNAIKYGKNNGRVRLSAENNAEEIKVIIADNGIGIPEDELPFIFERFYRVNKVRTREKIGGSGLGLAICKSITEAHGGIIDVQSKVGEGSQFFIRLPNKKIEFGDG